In one window of Plasmodium cynomolgi strain B DNA, chromosome 13, whole genome shotgun sequence DNA:
- a CDS encoding hypothetical protein (putative), whose protein sequence is MDLFSIASNLQQIAIGGVNFVNNKLRKKTVTTECNYITYIVIGENEKQPYDTNIFFLPFKICGKIKLKEFKEFFPFKDNIIFRFKIPVTDLIDVINEGIVNHAPLMKEDTNERNQVKHIISDENEIKNILRQDQFSHLWLDINNEEAYIPFYNGNIVVKVLFINNEDYREYTDIYFKNLQCCESARPIYTLNDTHPCSYIVLGEEEKDKRNSTDNDEEGKDEHFDEHMSEASPRTNLTNRDPSNHRDNIPSSNSNNEHTHQLEAESENFVHKQYVRNDPPSEATYKKGYPSERPQQKHHQNEANNKRENDNFFQSIKKEPSKNKSSEHILEKNSYSAETKLLLSGRSNVQGGYEDMSMGRANNGPNRGPYNSPDRDKQERRDVIKTNVSNRLQELKEFRCQEEAKFKEKVVLSEHIKKQIVKWSKNSDDSYKDVKVMLSTLNDVLWGDSEWKQVPMSELISNSAMVKKAYKSAILLCHPDKHRGKPVERVCYLIDWKNKR, encoded by the exons AGAAAACCGTAACTACAGAATGTAATTACATTACATATATTGTTATaggcgaaaatgaaaaacagcCATACGACacgaacatattttttctgccatTTAAAATCTgcggcaaaataaaattaaaggagTTTAAAGAATTCTTCCCCTTTAAGGACAACATTATATTTCGCTTTAAAATCCCCGTGACAGATTTAATTGATGTTATCAACGAGGGTATAGTAAACCACGCACCTTTAATGAAAGAAGACACAAATGAGCGAAACCAAGTAAAACATATAATTTCggacgaaaatgaaataaaaaatatattaagaCAAGATCAGTTCAGTCACCTATGGCTAGACATAAACAACGAAGAGGCCTATATCCCATTCTACAATGGAAACATAGTTGTAAAGgtgttatttattaataatgaaGATTATAGGGAGTACACcgatatttattttaaaaatctcCAGTGCTGTGAATCTGCTCGCCCGATTTACACCCTGAATGATACACACCCCTGTTCTTACATTGTACtaggggaagaagagaagGACAAAAGGAATAGCACAGAtaatgatgaagaaggaaaagacgAGCATTTTGACGAACACATGAGTGAAGCATCGCCTCGTACCAATTTGACAAATCGGGACCCATCCAATCATAGGGACAACATCCCCAGTAGTAACAGTAACAATGAACACACACATCAGCTGGAAGCTGAATcggaaaattttgttcataaacAGTATGTCCGAAACGACCCTCCCAGTGAAGCGACATACAAAAAGGGTTACCCCTCGGAGAGGCCCCAGCAGAAGCACCACCAAAATGAGGCTAACAACAAGAGAgaaaatgacaatttttttcaaagcattaaaaaggaaccaaGTAAGAATAAATCGAGTGAAcatattttggaaaagaatAGCTACAGTGCCGAGACGAAATTGTTGCTATCTGGCAGAAGTAATGTCCAAGGGGGGTATGAAGATATGTCCATGGGAAGAGCGAACAACGGACCTAATAGAGGCCCTTATAATAGTCCCGACAGGGACAAACAGGAACGGCGAGATGTCATCAAAACGAACGTCAGTAACCGACTGCAGGAACTAAAAGAGTTCCGGTGCcaggaagaagcgaaatttaaagaaaaggtGGTCCTATCtgaacatattaaaaaacaaatcgtTAAATGGTCCAAGAATTCGGATGACTCATACAAAGATGTAAAGGTCATGCTAAGCACTTTAAATGACGTCTTGTGGGGTGACTCGGAATGGAAACAAGTGCCCATGTCCGAGTTAATATCCAATTCGGCCATGGTGAAGAAGGCGTACAAAAGTGCCATACTCCTGTGCCACCCAGACAAGCACAGGGGCAAACCGGTGGAGCGCGTG TGCTACCTAATTGACTGGAAAAACAAACGGTAG